One genomic segment of Cardinium endosymbiont of Philonthus spinipes includes these proteins:
- a CDS encoding phosphatase PAP2 family protein produces MKQLAAIRMIWSESSLFFYLLITLLIIGIFPLFLWDKVSFLIWLKQWHHPIADYVAPYLTWFGDGVAYLSILPVFALFGASCRKMIIMGGSFVCMSIVVQLLKRVFFSHMLRPIALLPLDASIHLVDGVSLSRDLSFPSGHSATIFVLISVIQLFSKNKIYSVVLLGLALAVAYSRIYLLQHFYTDVYIGAWIGTISALVAYIVGMHWDRGEWLDRSIYCLLYTHGKSLPIKK; encoded by the coding sequence ATGAAGCAGCTAGCGGCTATTAGAATGATTTGGTCTGAAAGTAGCTTGTTTTTTTACCTACTTATCACTTTATTGATCATTGGAATCTTTCCATTGTTCCTATGGGATAAAGTTTCTTTTTTGATATGGCTGAAACAGTGGCACCATCCTATAGCAGACTATGTAGCCCCTTATTTGACCTGGTTCGGTGATGGGGTTGCTTACCTATCTATTTTACCGGTCTTTGCCTTGTTTGGTGCAAGTTGTAGAAAGATGATCATTATGGGAGGAAGTTTTGTCTGTATGTCTATTGTGGTACAATTATTAAAGCGTGTTTTTTTTAGCCATATGTTAAGGCCCATAGCCTTACTGCCGCTAGATGCATCCATTCACCTAGTAGATGGCGTCTCCTTATCAAGGGATTTGAGTTTCCCTTCAGGCCATTCGGCTACCATTTTTGTGTTGATATCTGTTATACAGCTATTCAGCAAAAACAAAATTTATAGTGTGGTCTTGTTGGGGCTAGCCCTAGCAGTTGCTTATTCAAGAATCTACCTTCTTCAACATTTCTATACAGATGTCTATATAGGTGCTTGGATTGGTACCATTTCTGCTTTGGTAGCCTATATAGTTGGAATGCATTGGGATAGGGGAGAGTGGTTAGATCGTTCTATCTATTGTTTGTTATATACGCATGGAAAAAGCTTGCCGATTAAAAAATAG
- the rho gene encoding transcription termination factor Rho: MYNIGELNQKLISELREIAERFKVKSYKTLSKEELIYKILDQQAVLPVGEVPQKKNNEPPVSPLQPKESSSSVLPKKGHMRSKAIESPVESSVQDKNNQATEPEKSVVAERVTSTVSTVKEPKEPKEVTPLPEKGKKETTMLHNLDTTIEGEGVLEIMQDGYGFLRSSDYHYLASPDDVYVSPSQIKLFNLKTGDTIRGKIRPPKEGEKYFALLKVIYMNGVTTEEGRNRIPFEHLTPLFPQDKLHISNGASQYSTRIMDLFSPIGKGQRGMIVAQPKTGKTVLLKEIANAIASNHPEVYLIVLLIGERPEEVTDMARNVKAEVIASTFDEQAERHVKVSNIVLEKAKRMVECGRDVVILLDSITRLARAHNTVSPSSGKILSGGIDANALHKPQRFFGAARNVENGGSLTILATALIDTGSKMDEVIFEEFKGTGNMELQLDRKLANKRIYPAIDVPASGTRHEELLIGKEELARIWILRNIMADMSSTEAMDFLLKKMRGTRNNEEFLISMSS, from the coding sequence ATGTATAATATCGGAGAGCTCAATCAAAAACTTATTTCTGAGTTACGCGAAATAGCAGAAAGATTTAAAGTAAAAAGCTATAAAACGCTTTCAAAAGAGGAACTTATTTATAAAATCTTGGATCAGCAAGCTGTGCTTCCTGTAGGGGAGGTGCCTCAAAAAAAGAATAACGAACCACCTGTTTCACCACTGCAACCAAAGGAGAGCTCCTCCTCTGTATTGCCAAAGAAGGGTCATATGCGATCTAAAGCAATAGAATCACCAGTTGAATCTAGTGTGCAAGATAAAAACAACCAAGCTACAGAACCAGAAAAATCAGTTGTAGCTGAACGTGTCACCTCCACGGTTTCGACTGTAAAAGAACCCAAAGAACCCAAGGAGGTAACTCCTTTACCTGAAAAGGGTAAAAAAGAAACAACCATGTTGCATAACCTGGACACTACTATTGAAGGCGAGGGGGTACTGGAAATTATGCAAGATGGCTATGGATTTTTACGTTCATCTGACTATCATTATTTAGCTAGTCCAGATGATGTCTATGTATCTCCCTCTCAAATCAAATTATTTAACCTAAAAACAGGTGATACCATTCGTGGAAAAATACGTCCACCCAAAGAAGGGGAAAAATACTTTGCCCTTTTAAAGGTAATTTATATGAATGGTGTAACCACAGAGGAGGGACGCAATCGCATTCCTTTTGAACATCTTACCCCCCTGTTTCCACAGGATAAATTACATATTTCCAATGGGGCTAGTCAATACTCGACACGTATTATGGATTTATTTTCTCCTATTGGTAAGGGTCAACGCGGTATGATTGTTGCACAACCCAAGACTGGTAAAACAGTACTATTGAAAGAAATTGCCAATGCTATTGCATCCAATCATCCAGAGGTCTACTTAATTGTTCTTTTAATTGGGGAACGTCCAGAGGAGGTGACAGATATGGCTAGGAATGTGAAAGCAGAAGTGATTGCTTCGACTTTTGATGAACAGGCGGAACGGCATGTAAAGGTTTCTAATATTGTTTTAGAAAAGGCAAAGAGGATGGTAGAGTGTGGCCGTGATGTGGTGATTCTGTTGGATTCTATTACTCGACTGGCTCGGGCACATAATACTGTTAGTCCTTCTTCTGGAAAGATACTTTCTGGTGGTATTGATGCCAATGCACTGCATAAGCCGCAGCGGTTTTTTGGCGCAGCCCGTAATGTGGAGAATGGGGGTTCGCTGACCATATTAGCTACAGCACTTATTGATACTGGATCTAAAATGGATGAGGTAATTTTTGAAGAATTCAAAGGTACCGGTAATATGGAGTTACAATTGGATCGAAAATTGGCCAACAAACGTATCTATCCGGCTATTGATGTACCTGCTTCTGGAACAAGGCATGAAGAATTGTTGATTGGAAAAGAGGAGCTGGCGCGCATCTGGATATTGCGCAATATCATGGCAGATATGAGTTCTACAGAAGCTATGGATTTCTTACTGAAGAAAATGCGGGGCACACGTAACAATGAGGAGTTTTTGATCTCTATGAGCAGTTAG
- a CDS encoding glycosyltransferase family 39 protein — protein MEKACRLKNSTVAYFLVGFGCIFAWGIGSVHLFDLDELYFAEITREMMHTGRYGQVTFNFEPLYEKPPLFFWLQAVGMHLWGINEIGARFPNLVCGVLTLATIYYIGKRYKGRWFGCLWMCLYATAFLPHFYFKSAIIDPVFNYFLLLAIYFLSHIVTISKAWFYGGLSIGCALLTKGPMALVIPLATLSLSYTWFRGRIVQLKLLIMAVLVAIAVCCCWLVPEICANGWTFIKEFWNYHLLLYHQPVDTHAQPWYYHPLVLFLGCFPSSLFSICFLIEKRLIRPLEIEFQKRSMPNRYFAANMQALLVVVLLIFTLVGTKIVHYSAMAYFPITFFAADFFMESRQGSNSKYIHSGIRNLFLAIGVVIGAALTMIPWIMLHKAEWISFVKNQMIRDALTVSVIWNYWDSMPGLIYIIGIAIAYYYFLHFRLVAFMATFMCANICTLALFCIRIAPKVEAYTQKEMVDFCKACKGRDLYLITIGFKSAAPLFYADQPKRFKQPDIAWLLEGAIDKPCFFILYERDSALLAYYSDVIYIKSSGCFAFYKRLPQATRY, from the coding sequence ATGGAAAAAGCTTGCCGATTAAAAAATAGTACAGTTGCTTATTTTTTGGTTGGCTTTGGATGCATTTTTGCATGGGGTATAGGATCGGTCCACCTATTTGATTTAGATGAACTCTATTTTGCTGAGATTACTAGAGAAATGATGCATACTGGCCGGTATGGTCAAGTGACTTTTAATTTTGAGCCTCTCTATGAAAAACCACCGCTTTTCTTTTGGCTACAAGCGGTTGGTATGCACCTCTGGGGCATTAATGAGATCGGTGCACGATTTCCAAATTTGGTCTGTGGTGTACTGACACTTGCCACGATATACTACATTGGTAAACGCTATAAGGGAAGGTGGTTTGGATGTTTATGGATGTGCTTGTATGCAACTGCCTTTTTACCTCATTTTTATTTTAAGTCCGCTATTATAGACCCTGTTTTTAATTATTTTTTGCTGTTGGCCATCTATTTTTTATCCCACATAGTAACGATATCTAAGGCATGGTTTTATGGCGGGCTATCTATAGGTTGTGCATTATTGACCAAAGGGCCTATGGCGCTTGTCATACCGCTGGCTACTTTATCGTTATCTTATACTTGGTTTAGGGGAAGGATAGTCCAATTGAAGCTATTGATTATGGCTGTATTGGTTGCAATAGCAGTCTGTTGCTGTTGGCTTGTTCCAGAAATTTGTGCCAATGGGTGGACCTTTATTAAAGAATTTTGGAACTACCATTTGTTGCTCTATCATCAACCGGTAGATACCCATGCGCAACCTTGGTATTACCACCCGCTGGTCCTTTTTTTGGGATGCTTTCCAAGCTCCCTATTTTCGATCTGTTTCTTGATAGAAAAAAGGTTGATTAGACCTCTAGAAATCGAGTTTCAAAAGAGGTCTATGCCAAACCGTTACTTTGCAGCTAACATGCAAGCTTTATTAGTAGTTGTCTTACTAATTTTTACACTGGTTGGTACAAAGATTGTACATTATAGTGCTATGGCCTATTTCCCTATAACCTTCTTTGCAGCTGATTTTTTTATGGAGTCTCGACAGGGATCTAATAGCAAATATATTCATTCAGGTATACGAAATTTATTTTTAGCTATTGGTGTAGTCATAGGTGCCGCTTTGACGATGATTCCTTGGATCATGTTGCATAAAGCTGAATGGATTTCCTTTGTTAAAAACCAAATGATCAGGGATGCATTGACGGTATCTGTTATATGGAACTACTGGGATAGTATGCCAGGTTTGATCTATATCATCGGTATAGCCATTGCCTACTATTACTTTTTGCACTTTCGATTGGTTGCTTTTATGGCCACCTTTATGTGTGCCAATATTTGCACATTGGCATTATTTTGCATCCGTATTGCACCTAAGGTAGAAGCATATACCCAAAAAGAAATGGTGGATTTTTGTAAAGCATGTAAGGGCAGGGATCTATATCTTATTACCATTGGTTTTAAATCAGCTGCACCACTTTTCTATGCAGATCAACCCAAACGCTTCAAGCAACCAGATATAGCCTGGTTATTAGAAGGAGCTATTGATAAGCCTTGTTTTTTTATTCTATACGAAAGAGACAGCGCACTTTTGGCATATTACTCAGATGTCATTTATATAAAAAGTTCTGGTTGTTTTGCGTTTTATAAACGGCTTCCTCAAGCAACTAGATACTGA